In Pseudomonas fluorescens, a genomic segment contains:
- the glgA gene encoding glycogen synthase GlgA, with the protein MISAAVETQGERFSKPAGGPTSLADLPNTVRPIVSQNPNRKKVLFVTSEFADLVKTGGLGDVSAALPRAMAHLHDVRVLIPGYPQVMESDNPIHIIGELGGHAALPPCKIGRMDLKDGLVIYVLICPELYEREGTPYGANNGRDWPDNHIRFARLGLAAADMAANLAQIHWCPDLVHAHDWPAGLAPAYMHWRGSRTPTLFTIHNLAYQGVVSLASTPELGIPPHALQQEGMEFYGKMSFLKAGMAYSSHITTVSATYAQEITTPEFGCGLDGFLAAKTQQGLLSGIPNGIDESWETSTDTHLTHNFNIGDWEGKAINAAHVRELFGLHDSTGPLFAVVSRLVYQKGLDLTEAVASFIVEHGGQIAIIGRGEPEEEQAMRELALRFPGQVGVRIGFNETDARRMFAGSDFLLMPSRYEPCGLSQMYAQRFGSLPVARNTGGLADTIENGVTGFLFNESTVQSYEEALSRAFRVFANKGLLNAMRSRAMTQPFNWCQAVEPYAELYEQLVAKALGKTTK; encoded by the coding sequence ATGATCAGTGCCGCTGTAGAGACTCAGGGAGAGCGTTTTAGTAAGCCGGCAGGGGGGCCCACCTCGTTGGCCGACCTGCCCAACACTGTGCGGCCGATCGTGAGTCAGAACCCGAACCGAAAGAAAGTCTTGTTCGTCACCTCTGAATTCGCCGACCTGGTCAAAACCGGAGGCCTGGGCGACGTTTCCGCCGCCCTGCCCCGCGCCATGGCGCACCTGCACGATGTACGAGTGCTGATCCCGGGCTACCCGCAGGTGATGGAAAGCGACAACCCGATCCATATCATCGGCGAACTCGGCGGCCACGCCGCGTTGCCGCCGTGCAAGATCGGGCGCATGGACCTCAAGGATGGCCTCGTCATCTACGTGCTGATCTGCCCCGAGCTCTACGAGCGCGAAGGCACGCCCTACGGCGCCAACAACGGCCGTGACTGGCCCGACAACCATATCCGCTTTGCCCGCCTGGGCCTGGCCGCCGCCGACATGGCCGCCAACCTCGCCCAGATCCACTGGTGCCCGGACCTGGTGCACGCCCACGACTGGCCAGCTGGCCTGGCCCCGGCCTATATGCACTGGCGTGGGTCACGCACGCCAACGCTGTTCACCATTCACAACCTGGCCTATCAAGGCGTGGTCAGCCTGGCCTCGACCCCGGAACTGGGCATTCCCCCCCATGCCCTGCAACAGGAAGGCATGGAGTTCTACGGCAAGATGTCGTTCCTCAAGGCCGGCATGGCGTACTCCAGCCATATCACCACGGTGAGCGCCACCTACGCCCAGGAAATCACCACCCCGGAATTTGGCTGCGGCCTCGACGGCTTCCTCGCCGCCAAGACCCAGCAAGGCTTGCTCAGTGGTATTCCCAACGGCATCGATGAAAGCTGGGAAACCTCCACCGACACGCACCTGACCCACAACTTCAATATCGGTGACTGGGAAGGCAAGGCAATCAACGCTGCCCACGTGCGTGAGCTGTTCGGCCTGCATGACTCCACCGGCCCACTCTTTGCCGTGGTCTCGCGCCTGGTCTACCAGAAAGGCCTGGACCTCACCGAAGCAGTGGCCAGCTTTATCGTCGAGCACGGCGGCCAGATCGCGATTATCGGGCGCGGGGAGCCGGAGGAAGAACAAGCCATGCGTGAGCTGGCGCTGCGCTTCCCTGGCCAAGTCGGTGTGCGCATTGGCTTCAACGAGACCGATGCACGCCGCATGTTCGCCGGCAGCGATTTCCTGCTGATGCCTTCACGCTATGAGCCTTGCGGCCTCAGCCAGATGTACGCCCAACGCTTCGGCTCGCTGCCGGTGGCACGCAATACCGGCGGCCTGGCGGACACCATCGAGAATGGCGTCACCGGGTTCCTGTTCAATGAGTCCACGGTGCAAAGCTATGAGGAAGCGCTGAGCCGTGCGTTCAGGGTGTTCGCCAACAAAGGCCTGCTCAATGCCATGCGCAGCCGCGCCATGACCCAACCCTTCAACTGGTGCCAGGCGGTAGAACCCTACGCCGAACTCTACGAACAACTGGTGGCCAAGGCTCTGGGGAAAACCACTAAATAA
- a CDS encoding D-2-hydroxyacid dehydrogenase family protein, translating into MSVQIAVIDDWQNVAQGVVDWSVLDTVGQVHFLHDYPAQTTTMIERLKGFEVICVMRERSTFDQPLLQGLPNLKLLVTGGMRNAAIDIAAAKALGIQVCGTDSYKHAAPELTWALIMASTRNLLAEANALRAGHWQVGLGGDLYGKTLGILGLGSIGQKVAQFAQVFGMRVIAWSENLTPQRAAEAGVTWVSKRELFEQADILTIHLVLSERSRGLVDAQALGWMKPSARLVNTARGPIVDEQALVQALTAGRLAGAALDVYAEEPLPVDHPFRHLPNVLATPHVGYVSEQNYRQFYQQMIESIQAWADGAPIRLLG; encoded by the coding sequence ATGTCGGTACAGATTGCAGTCATTGATGATTGGCAGAATGTGGCCCAAGGCGTGGTGGACTGGTCGGTCCTGGACACCGTCGGCCAGGTGCACTTCCTGCACGATTATCCGGCGCAAACCACCACGATGATCGAGCGCCTGAAAGGCTTCGAGGTGATTTGCGTAATGCGCGAACGCTCGACCTTCGATCAACCCCTGCTGCAAGGCCTGCCGAACCTCAAGCTGCTGGTGACCGGCGGCATGCGCAATGCCGCCATCGACATTGCGGCCGCGAAGGCCCTGGGCATCCAGGTATGTGGCACCGACAGCTACAAGCACGCCGCGCCGGAACTGACCTGGGCGCTGATCATGGCCTCCACCCGCAACCTGCTCGCCGAAGCCAATGCCCTGCGCGCCGGCCACTGGCAAGTGGGCCTGGGCGGCGACCTGTACGGCAAGACCCTGGGTATCCTCGGCCTAGGCAGCATCGGCCAGAAAGTCGCACAGTTCGCCCAGGTGTTCGGCATGCGGGTGATCGCCTGGAGTGAAAACCTTACGCCGCAGCGCGCCGCCGAAGCCGGGGTGACCTGGGTCAGCAAGCGCGAACTGTTCGAACAGGCCGACATCCTGACCATTCACCTGGTGCTCAGCGAACGCAGTCGCGGGTTGGTGGATGCGCAGGCGCTGGGCTGGATGAAACCAAGCGCACGGCTGGTGAACACCGCGCGCGGGCCTATCGTGGATGAGCAGGCGCTGGTGCAGGCCTTGACCGCTGGTCGCCTGGCAGGCGCTGCGCTGGATGTGTATGCCGAAGAGCCGTTGCCGGTCGATCACCCGTTCCGCCACTTGCCCAACGTACTGGCCACGCCCCACGTGGGGTATGTGAGTGAGCAGAACTACCGGCAGTTTTATCAGCAGATGATCGAAAGCATCCAGGCTTGGGCTGATGGAGCGCCCATTCGCCTACTCGGCTGA